The nucleotide sequence ATTGAATATTACGAGTACATCCAGTGTAAGTACTTGTTTGCCTCAATTTTCGTTGCGCGACCTATAATGGACAAGAAGATATTAtggaataatttataataacgaTAGTTAGGCATCGACACCATTTAGTAGCAAAGATATTATTTACAACACAACTATCCCTGGCAAGAATAACAAATATCTATTAGCGACATTGATAGTTCGACATCTCTATCTCTAAGTACCTACTCCAATAAATGCTGCTAAATAAACATTCAgtctttataaattaatttttaactttacaATTCTAAGTGCGAAGCGTCAGTTACGGATAGAGGTAATGAGTTTAAACGTTTAGCATTTTGAAGGAATAGCAGGATTCTGATTACCCATTCAGATTCACAAACGTCTTATTCTGTAAGTTTGGCTATCTTCGTCACTCTTTAGCGGTATGCAAGGAGTGTGAAAAAGACGGATAGACCCGCGTATtcctataaaatttgaaaaacgatagacGAGACAAACGATACAGATTAATACAGataactttatttataaatacaggTACAATGTTGAGGTCAGAAGGCATAATATCTATTTGTGCGCTGCTCGGTAACATGTGTTGTTGTAGcacgatattaaaaaaatatacatctTGTGAagaaatacgagtacctacatagttTACGAGTACACAGCAAACACAGATAAAGGTTCCTTTATTTCTATGCGTATAAAAAGCGAAACGAAATCAAAAGTTATTTTCAAACATTTTCAATAGATCTGCCAGAATATTGCACTTACAAAAGGAGACGGAAAATTATAACACCTGTGGGTAATGAAATAGTAAGCTTTATCTCTGTTTGCTTGTGGTTAATATCTGCGAAATAGATAAGCATTCTTACTCTTAAAGCTCTGGTTCACACAAAATGAGATCTTACTTGACGATTGACTGAGAGCGCGCCCAACCCTGGATCCGAGGAGGGACGGACACGCTCCCAGGGTGCGGGCTATCTCCTAGACTTACAATATTGACACAACAACACCTTTTTAAAAGCTTGCCTAAACACCTTATTAAATATGGTGTAGAATATAGGATTCACCATCGAACTGGCGTAGCCCAACCAAAGCACGAAGTCGAAAACCCAAGGCGAAATCCGCCTCTCGCATTCGGGACAAACTGCCGGAACCATATTCAGGATGAAAAATGGCGCCCAGAGAACGACGAAAGTAAAAAACACAACTCCGAGAACTTTCGTGGCTTTTTGCTCCAGGCGTAGAATCCTGCCGTGGCGGGAAGAGTTTCTCGAAATGACACTTGAATTTCTGGAATGGTGTGCTCTAGGTGTTTGGCGTTGGGGACTCGAAGATATCTGCTGCTGTGGACGAGCATTTATCGACCTCTGAGCTCTGATGCTTCGCACTGGAGTCGACAATGTAGTTCGTGCTCCTCCAAAACTAGAACCTCTTCTGAACCTCCTCGCTTCATCCCATGTAACCATAGAAGCCGCTCCTCGGCTAGATCTCCTAAAGTACTGAGGCTCGTCTTTCAAATTACCATTCCGAGGGTAACCATTACAACCGTTGATGTCACCACCAGGAACTATAATAACTTCTGTCGTTCTTCTAGGAGGAGTAGACTCTGATCCAAAGTAAGGGCACGTACACGGAGGGGGAAGTAAAAGGCCATCTTCAGAACTTCTAGACTTAGCTGTTAAAGTTGCTGGAGCTAGCAAGCCGTCGTTGCTTTCGTCATCTGACGCACTCCTGGGCCTATGTAAGGGTGTGTTGGGATCACAAGTGGATGACGGGCGTCTTCTGTCTTGAAGCATAGAGGATGGTGAGCTAGACGACACGCTCAGTGACCCTGGAGTGAGCATGCCGCATCTTTCTGATATGTTTGTCCTGTCAACAATAGATCTTATTAAGCGTGGGTTTGACGTTAGTAATATAGGACCAAAAAAGGAGCAACAATCAATTTCGGGCCTAAAAATACGACGTCTTTTTAAAGTGAAACAATCGCGACGGATGGAATTTTGGGAACGCTGTAAAAGCAAACATGATTACAGAAACGCAAACAATACAAAGTAAACAGCCGTCCTTTTTCCAGaaacgataaaataaaatagtaagtgCGTATTGAACTCCCGAAgcgaaatataaataaataagtaagtagataCGTATTGGACTGCGGCGATTGTTGTGAAACCGAATAATTATTTGACAAAATTGTGTCGCAGCTTAATTATTTAACAAGTTTTCATTGCTTGCTACTGCGGCgctatttaataaattaattgattcAACAAGCATTTAGTATTCATGTAAAAAGACagttgaaaataattttgataataCTTAAATATGAACCTGGAGGCAATATACATACATTAACATACGGATAATAAGCTCGTAAGTAGATCCTCTTTAATGTATGCGTATGTACGCAAATACAGTCAATCAAAAATCAGAATAGAAATTGGAACGGTATGATCAGATAGTCGTTGTTATTTTGTTATCGCCAGAAAGCGACCACATCCAATCCATCGACCAAATCCATCAATCCTAGGCTTAGCTAGAAAATGCTCCGTGATAAGCTTTTATCTTGCCATTTTATCGACTTCACGTGATAAGCCcatcgtcgataagattttatcacggtgcACATCTTATCCTGGCTGGAAAAGAACAGCTGTTTGAAACAAAAGAACAAGTAGACTCTCCCGATCGCGCGATTGCATCACCGCCCAAAGCAGCCGTATCTTGCGTTGAATTTTGAAGCATATGCCAATTGGAATACCCTTTAAACTGCGGTTTGGTGGCAGCAGAAGCCTCAAGGCCGCGGGATAGGCGCAACATCTCAGCCCCGAACTGGTGCAGTGCGGTCATTGCCGACGGGGCCGGCTCGCTGTGCAACACAACACGGTATGAGGCAGGCACACAGACAGCATACATTGATCATGACACAAAGGCTTTGGTTAAAGTCCGCGCTAGTAAAAACTGGCAATTTGTCAAGTAAATTATTCCCAATAATAGTGACCACACGCTGTCAAGTTTCTTCAGTTAGCTCGAGCGTCctcattttcaatttttagctTGAGCACGATTATTTTCTACATAAGTATGTAATTCAACTTTTTTTCGTTTCTGAATTGTAGATtagaaaataaatcaattttgaGAAATCAGCTCGAATAATCTTAAATCAATTCAGGACAATAAAGAAACGAAAGAAGGCTTATGTTAAGCAGAAAATGAGCACGCGTAAGCTTATAATCTCTATTTAGCAACCGAAGTGAAATAATTGCGAGATACTGGGACAGTTTAATTTCTAACAAATAACTGTCTGATAATCCCAACATTTTTTTAACCCAGCATTTATAGATCGACACACAAACAATCTCAAGTttgatgaaaaataatttacaaaatgtCTTTTGCCAGTGTCTATTGACGCGGACTATTAACAGCACATAGATCATAAAGGCACAGAAGGCTCTGTTCAATACAAATATAACTTAGTAAAGTACAGGAAACGGCACAAAACAGTATCTTAagcaaattttaataaaagctattttgaaacaaatacaGTTTGAGGTGCTatcgatgtttttttttaattcagaacaaggcagatatttgcccgcaatcgcacctgatgttaagtgagatggtacataatatctgccctgtaagtgcctattcactctcgccttaaaaaaGCCCGGACTTCAACGTTAACCCCAAAATTTTCTCCCACACTTGCATATTATCCAGAGCCTATTGTGTTTTTAACATTGTTACATACATCAGTATGAAGCTACGTTTAATAGCAACATTGAAATGTCCATTGGCAGTTAAATACACACGATGTAAAACGTCATCTgcatttcaaattattttaatagtcgACTGCATCTgacatgaaaatattatgttattttaatgtaaatcaACATTTTGTTACCGATAATTTGAATATTCATTGTTATAAAATATCAAGTCataataatacagggtggaaacgataagtaatTTTACTGGATTATTTCTAAAGATATCTAAAAACTGGTTAGgtactgatcctgaaagcgcTTCATGAACTCTATCAAACGGTGtaaataacaggttacagaataatctagatctatctgaaaattcaatgttcccagcttccatacatttactaCAGCTAATTTAGTTATCCTTTCCACCCTCAAGGAAAATAATTCGAATTCCAATTCATAAACAAGTATGCTTTATTTAAAATGCTTCAAAAGCAAGTGATAACTAAAGTGATTGACTATTTACGTTTCACATTCGTCTAGAACGTTTCAGAAACACAGAAATTGTTCTCTCTCGTGCCAATGGACATTTGAAACAACACAGTTTGGCACATCGAAGTCTTATTACAAACAAACTCATtgttttaacattttaaaacaatgagggtgggttttcgcgattgaaaaatccgccagatggcaatacgtagacgcgaggtccaaatgctgcatgattggttatttttgacatgacattaacagatatgtcaaaatcccctaatcatgcagcatttggacctcccgtctacgtattgccatctggcggatttttcaatcgcaaaAACCCTCATTACAAGAACATTTACACATTTAGgttacacaattattattaaatacgtAAGCACAAACATGTATTAGATAATATgatgaaacaaattaaaaattaacgattaatttataattatttactaaacaTTTACTTGTCATatctaaaaaacaaaaatacgtATTACAGGCCACATCTCAACAGCTAAACGTTAACTTTACTATGCAACAAAAAGGATTATCTAAAGTAAAAAAACATACTATGACATTATACATGTATATAgtacctatgtttttttttactttatacatGTATAGTACTATGTTTTTTTACTTTAGTTCGTGTACTACATGCTCTACATCTGATCCTGCTTCGAGAAATGTTTGTATGTACAGTCatggaatgaaaaggttcgtcagttttcaaattgattctttcaacgaatcgcgagcacatattaccttttgaaactatgttacagaataatctcaagttagagaaaataatctttaactgttcgtcagtaaagttcaaaattattcagatcaaagttgtttgacgatttatcttgtcaagaagattattatgattgataaactaaaaccttcttgttggttcaaactgccattattatttcttttaaataaaaaaaaaactattgtcaattagtcaatgtcatcattgcattgcactgatgggatagaaaaataaacaagcaaaaccttattcgttagcaaacgtcatatttatttaaatgttagcagcactgtttcttgcactgttatgttggcaggtttgactctcacagtacctagtgcaagcgaaaaccgacactaaggtgacgaaccttttcattccgcgactgtacaaagTAGCAGATAGTTAAGGTTCACAATAACATGGACTGTTAATCAGCATTCGAGGAGGCATGTAAATCGTCggtaaataaaattttctttccACTTAAGTTAACGAtccaaaattaaatcaaaacatttatttactcCGAAACCTCGAAAACTCGTACACAAAACAATACTACAGCTTCTTCGAACTAACATTCTCAGATTAGACGTAGTGACGTTCTAATAATTTGTAACATAAACATGCATTGCTACATTTTCAGAAGataaagccatgtattcattaggcaacatttgttgataaacactgtttataaactattcataaacaatgtttcatcatctctgtaaacagtttataaaaagtccataaacataggtgataaagcattgtttatgatacatgtttccgtgctccccgctatgattggagagcaagtgtggacggccaagtttcagaaacctgtgtttatggtaaaattgtttcacactagtcataaacagtttatcaacaaatgttgcctaatgaatacatggcttaagAATCCTAGCccagcagacttttttttatcggCCGATAATTGGGTTGACCCGATACCCAAGCAGTGTGTGTACTTTCATACTTTATCAATAACCCaattaaactatcggccgacaaaagaatataatatagaatagaatatctttATTCAGCATTTAACATTTATGTGCATACATGTACAGAGGTTAACATTATTGAGCCATGCTggaaaggcgcccgctcagcgaaaatcgtaaaggttcggccaaaccaacgcgatcacacgagATCAGCCTGCGTggagcgatggcgaccagacttaaatgcattgatcgccatcgctgcacgcgccggctgatcgcgtgtgatcgcgttggtttggccaaaCCTTAACATAATACAGGTCGTCAAGTCAAGAATCATCATCAAGAAGCTGTGATCATAAACGCCTGTAATCTGCGAGAACTCTACACAAATCACACTAAGTACAAGTAGAGTCGTGAATTAATAAACACTAACATTCACTATTCGCTGAATTCGTAATGCTCTAATGGCGTGACTGTTTGTGATTCTGTGTCAATTAAAAACTGTTCGCAAAAACTCCACTGACGGTACATTTGTAGTTTAATAAATTAGCTTGTGAGAATTCGTAGTTAGTTAATGTTAGAGAgcgctgtcgcgctcgcacactcactgcgggcgcccgtcgcacagtcgcgacagcaacataattaagcgcgagcgatagggatgggtagcttgaggtcattggacgggattctacgtgctcacggaccaggctttagcctgCCTAATAATGTCCCTTACATGACTAACTCTCTTATCTCAGTATTGCCACTTTCTCAAAACCACGGGTTTTCAGTTAGGTCATTTCAAATTTAGTTTCTGTTTATACTTTACGGACCTCGTGGGAGggaaaataggtacatacagatcCGTGAGTTAGAGAAAATCGTAGACAATGGAAGCAGGAAAAAAATTGTAGCCCTATCTCAATTCGCCAAAAGACTGAGATAGGATAGTCAGTCATGCGAGGGACGATAATGTCTTCTCTAGATGAAATACCTATAGATTTGTGACTACGAAAATGCTTTAGAACTTATTATTTGTCCCTCATTGTGTTTAATATTTAATGACTTTACACTAAAAcactgtaatatttttattgcataaagTAAAAGAATTACTAAttttacgcccatattcacaaataatgcttgcttaagtgaagcagcaaatcgaacacacagcgttgaacagGGTTCactgattggtttgtgtgtccacacgcactgtgagacctcatagtaatgtttgtgaatacgggcgttagtgactcaaactcaattcatcaattttatttctCCACGTAATACCCATTTTGCTAGGTACCATTTGTGTGACCTTACATAATATCCCAATTAGTGATATTTATGGATAAAAAAACACTAATAATTCCTCTCAATGAACATATAATCGCCCTCTATTTTAAATAAGACATATTTTTAACGCTTAAAAACGCATTACAGCTAGTCTTCAAAGCTTTCACAAACTATTAAGCCTACATCACACTAACCGCATTTGCTCGTTCCTCGGATACGCGATACACGCTTTTACTGCGTCGGTGTTGACAAAACTGATTAGTGCTGGAATGAGCTGCATCGCTAATATCATGCGTTAGCTAAATTCCAAACCTCGTAACTCCCATAGATCAAATTTTGCAGGAGCACCAAAAAACTTCActgcgaaaaaaatattttaactcgAGAAACCCTAAATGGTTGGTAGCATTGATTtttattgtgtctcgattcgctggtagtttttttatgcaagacaaggcaggtatttgaccgcaatcgcacctggtgttaagtgagatgcagtctaggatggtacataataataattatctgctctgtaagtgcctattcactctcgccttgaaaaggcccggattatagtgttcaggaaatacagcagcaggcagcgcaTTTTCAGGGTGAAAGAACTACAACTTAAAAAtgcttaaaatgatttttttctttattttttacgaaATATTGTGCCTAAATTACACTTAAGCGCATTTGCTACACAATATACGCTTTTACTGCGTTTGTGTTGACAAAACTGATTAGCGCTAGAATGAGCCTAGAATAGCTAATACCATGTGCGTCAACATGATAGTGCGTCGAAATGCAAATTCATTAAAATCGCTAGGATCGGTGATAAATCTAGATTTTGGGTGCAATATAAAATATGCAAAACTTTTGTCATAACAAGCTGGTTTGTTTAgcagaatattatttaatgaaccaaaatgttgcaattcacgaaggcaagtgagctttacatgtgtggtggactggtggctcgctactgttcgttttgtgaacgtcagaatggcgggtgtatggtcacagaattgaataatataaatataaatttttaatacctgagatgtaccttggtgtacctttagttattaattttgtacctccctaattattaattttgtacgggaacaattacaattacaaaatgagccgccaacctgatatcaggttggcgggtgtatgctgaaattggacgaaacaggtaagttatggttttcttattatttatcattatttagtacctcagatgtacctcacaaatatattattataaaccaaatgcgacgaataattaccgagaaaatcgatacgaaaaatttgatgtccaccatttttttgatggccaccatttcttataacaagttagaaagttgatactgacacagataatacataccgtagtattttttaagtctgtttttATGGCACGCACACTTTTGCATTTGCCAATGCcattaatttgctaaatatAAAAAGTCGCTTAAAGCTATCAAAAATAAGATTGGCAATCTCATAGAACAGCTAAATAGAACAAAGCACGATCTAGATACTTTAGTAAAAGAGATCCAACAAAATGACAGTATTACAGAGTTTGATATGAATAACTCATTCGATCACTGCTTTCCATCTACCAAtcaatatgaaaaaaataaaatgtgtttacTTAGCACGAATAAAAAACTGAACATATTGAATTTTACTGAAGAAGCTTTGAGCAATCATTATAATCTATGCCATTATCTCATACCAAACGTCGGAATACGTCATCTTTTAAAAGGAATCGAGTCAAAGCTCACAAACTACACGAGAAATGATTATTGTGTAATTCTATTAGGTCAAGAAGACTTTACTACTGCCAAAAATTACATGGATATTGTCTTGTTTCTGAGAGAAACACTTCAGAGATGCACGAATACAAACATAATTGTATGTCTGCCTACCTTTAAATGCAGAGATTATGCTACTTTATTCAACCAAAGGATAGAATATTTCAACCATTTGTTATATTTAGACAATTTGTCACACGAATACATGTATCTTTTGGACTCAAACCTAAACCTGAAATATGATAATACCATGTTTGATCGCCATTATGGCACTGTGAATAGTAATGGAATGAGAGTAATATTTCAAGATATCTATGATATGATAACCAACATTGCTGCCGAAACTAATTTCGTAGCATGCACCGAAACGAAAAACGCGCAAGACCACTCCATAATCCATGAAGATAATCCAAAAAGTTTTTTTCGAGTCTaatgaaaataactttttaaatataatgCATCAAAATATACGCAGTTTACTTAATAAATCTGAAGAAATTACAGTTGCGCTGGAAGACTTATCAAAAAAGGGAGATACTATTGATGTTTTATGTCTAAGTGAACACTTTATACAGAACAACCATGAGAAAAATATCATATTGCAAAATTACAATTGTGCAACAGCTTTTACAAGACCAGAAAAAAGAGGTGGAACCTGCATCCTAATCCGAAAAGGACTCAATTACAAGGAATTAAATGAATACAAAAAGATGTCTGTGAAAAATACTTTTGAATGTTGTGCTATTGAAATTGTTCCTTACAATATTGTCGTAATATGTGTATACCGTCCACCGAATCCCAACAATGTTTCATGTTTTCTAGAAAGAATTGAGGAGCTTTTAGATAAAACCAGTAGTCTAAGAAGCAAAAAAACTGTTATATGTGGTGATTTTAACATAGATACATTGAAAAAACATACACTTTGCAATGTTTTCATTAACCTATTTTTAAGTTACAATtttaaattagaaataaacGAAATTACTAGATTAGAAAGTGGCACCTGTATTGATAATATAGCCCATAATAGCCGAAACTGCAGAAGCAAGGTATTACATTTAGGTCTTTCTGATCACTCTGCACAACTTCTGAAAtatccaattaaaaaaataataagatttcCACACTGGTTCATAAAGAAACGTGATTTAAGTCTAGAAAACCTAGAAAAATTTAAATACTGCTTAAAACAAATGAGTTTTAGTGAAGTATATCTAAGTAATGACCCTAATCAATCTTACAATCTCTTCTTTGATACTTTCAAACTTTTTTATGATTTGTGTTTCCCATTTAatctttttaaaatttcttcaaaaattaGCCCTCCGTGGATTACGAAAGGAATAAAAAAATCGTGCCATACAAAGAGAAGGCTATACTTAAATAAAGTCACTgtaattgataaaaataaatttaaaatctacacaaacttacttaaaaaaattataattaaatctcaacgcttacaaaattataaatacatatataACGCTGATAATAGTACAAAAGCTACATGGAATATAATTAACTCAAATAAGTTTAAGCAACCCAAAGAAAATATAActcaattaaaatataataacgaAATAATTAGTAAACCAAAAGAAATAGCGCAAATTTTTAacagaaattttgtaaatatggtAGACAttcataaaaagaaacaaaaaaataacagctctaaaacaaatatttcatatgactttaaaataacaACTAACAGGAATTCTATATATCTCAACCCAATAAATCCTGAGAATGTTATAAGAATtatcaaaaatctaaaaaataaaaatagcgtGGGTTATGACGACTTTAATACTAAAGTTATTAAATTCTGTAAAGATGAAATCTCTGGTCCATTGTGTCACATAATCAACTTATCTATAAGCAAAGGAATATTTCCTAGTAAATTGAAAATATCAGTAGTTAAACCGTTATTTAAAAAAGGTAATAGAGATGAATACGAAAACTACCGTCCTATTGCATTAATATCAATATTTGCTAAAATTTTCGAAACAGTAATATATGAGAGCTTAATAAGTTTTTTCGAGAAATATAACATTCTCAGCGAAAAGCAATTTGGGTTTAGGAAAGACAAATCTACCAACTTAGCTATATATCATCTTATGCGCAACATTTCGGAATGCCTTAATGACAGTATTCCTGTGACAGCGCTATTTATGGACATGTCTAAAGCGTTCGATTTTGTATGCCATGAAAAACTGCTAAGCAAGTTGTATAGTTATGGAATCAGAGGACCCATATTGGAATTATTAACTTCATACTTAAATGAACGCTTACAATATACAGAAATAACTAAAATAGATTGTAGGAAAAATGTTGTAACTGTAAAATCCGATATAGAAGTAGTTAAATACGGAGTGCCACAAGGAAGTATACTTGGTCCTTTATTGttcataatttatataaatgatcttccACTAAATGTTCCGCACccaatgtttttatttgccGATGATTCTacgataattattaaaagtaatGATAATGACTCATACGAGCAGTCCATAAACGATGCTCTTGCAAATGTAATTAACTGGATGAAAGCAAATAATTTAGTAGTTAACCTTGATAAAACACAATATATGCaattctatttaaataaaagacgCAAAAAAAACATTACGGTGAGTTATGATAATCATTTAATTGAAGAAGCTAATGAAATACGTTTTCTGGGTGTAAAAATTGATAGTAGCGCGAGTTGGAAACCACATACTTTacaattaacgaataaaattagtaaatttgtttttcctttaaaaaaaattgcaagatCTGTGTCTAAGAAAGCTGCTCTTATTGCCTACTATGGATATGTGGCTTCCAACTTACGCTACGGAATAATCCATTGGGGAAACACGgcaaatgtaaatttattaccTGTATTTCGTGCTCAAAAAAGATGCATCAGAGCCATCTTCGGCGTCAGTCAAATGGTTAGTTGCAGGCAATTATTTCCTAAAGTGCAGATACTCAATCTTCCCTCActgtatatttttgaagtttgtctatttgtaaaaaaatatgattattattttaaatccaGGATAACCAGACTACATCGCAAAACTCGCAATAAAATAGATATACTACCCCATCATACATCGCGCACtagttatttttcaaatagtttCTTCGTTGTAGCACCTAAAATTTTTAACCATTTACCTGACAGCCTAAAagagttaaattataaaaacttcAAGACAGCACTGTGTGAAATTTTAGTCAAAAAATGTTATTACTCcttaaatgaatatttacgagataaaattagttactgatgttatattatttaattagtctaactaGCCTACCTTAAGTTAcaagattttaaaatgtaagatTGTTACTTGTTCTGAAGTTTGTTAAgtgtttattgtttgttatgtagttataattatgttacaaCTACGTAACTGAATTCATATGAATATAATATTGTACGCCCAATCGGCAGGTTATAGCGGTTGTATGTAAACATTTAAGATCTATGTTATTGTATTACCTATAACTAacacaataaatgattatttgatttgatttgatttgatttgatttagtattgatagtagcgccctcctgtaaatgtcataaataaggttgtccaacgtgcCAACAATCGGAACTAGTAATCGGGACATAATgataaatataagaaaaccataacttacctgtttcgtccaatttcagcatacacccgccagcctgatatcaggttggcggctcattttgtaattgtaattgtTCCCGTTTTAGGGaggtacaaaattaataactaaaggtacaccaaggtacatctcaggtattaaaaatttatatttatattattcaattctgtgaccatacacccgccattctgacgttcacttcgtttttcaaaagttttgatagactttacactatcgttatgtgcatacacgtacacaagtaaagctcactcgccttcgtgagctGCAGaactatacctacatattttatcaAAGTAACTAAAGGAGAGCAGGAAAATTTCGAATGCATTTTTGAGACACGGGTTTCATTTTATTCATGTAAATTAACGTTGTGTTGTCCTCAACATACATTATCATAACCTATTtgctacatttaaaaaaacctgAAGGGAAAAACAACAGATCATACTGAAAGCTGGTTAATTAGAAATCTAGACCTTCACGCGAAACGCCGACGTGTTCTTTTCATAGCATCTGACATAGTGTCGAGTCGACGAAACAAATGACAGTCGCGTCGACTAACGTGACGTCATGACATGCGTGTGTAATTAGTTGATATAGCGTAGTGTAGTGGGCTTAATTTAATTGGTGCTTTTGTGTTGAAACA is from Ostrinia nubilalis chromosome 2, ilOstNubi1.1, whole genome shotgun sequence and encodes:
- the LOC135084983 gene encoding 5-hydroxytryptamine receptor 2A, producing MHELVFFHPIPKPESDFDIWDGFANFTLETLNFNLTGNITEKNATLNDSGEVNNWWALVALILVLCTAAGNVLVCLAIYLERRLQNVTNYFLMSLAITDLLVAILVMPLGILTLVRGYFPLPAVYCLTWICLDVLLCTASIMHLCTISVDRYLSLRYPMRFGRNKTRKRVTIKIVFVWILSTAMSLPLSLMYSKNEESVLIGGVCQVPDPLYKAIGSIISFYIPLGVMLLTYALTVQLLARQRKGLGAGWAAGWLGAPPIERRCTWRRFLGPRGTPQHSAASTETELPPLDTRDLWIQDSSEPAPSAMTALHQFGAEMLRLSRGLEASAATKPQFKGTNISERCGMLTPGSLSVSSSSPSSMLQDRRRPSSTCDPNTPLHRPRSASDDESNDGLLAPATLTAKSRSSEDGLLLPPPCTCPYFGSESTPPRRTTEVIIVPGGDINGCNGYPRNGNLKDEPQYFRRSSRGAASMVTWDEARRFRRGSSFGGARTTLSTPVRSIRAQRSINARPQQQISSSPQRQTPRAHHSRNSSVISRNSSRHGRILRLEQKATKVLGVVFFTFVVLWAPFFILNMVPAVCPECERRISPWVFDFVLWLGYASSMVNPIFYTIFNKVFRQAFKKVLLCQYCKSRR